Proteins encoded together in one Fimbriiglobus ruber window:
- a CDS encoding AAA family ATPase has product MPALIDTFPWLRPLGECPQDPIFHAEGDVLTHLGMVLNELAALPAFRELPEPDRHVVFAGTLLHDIAKPACTRIEDDGRVRSPGHAVKGVYHARRILADDPAFGDHGTPFEVREQILALVRWHGLPANYLDKPHAARDVIRASLTTRFDLLTILADADHRGRVCTVGNDTQDRIGLFPEFCREWECWSSPRAFANDHSRFAYFRTESAHPTLHRFDDTRAEVVVVCGLPGSGKTTWAATHAPDVPAISLDDIRAELDVSPGDNQSGVVVVAYDRAKEFLRAGTSFVWNTTNVSRMLRGKIIDLAAAYNARVRIVYLEPSIAEIRWRNRGRTARVPESVWERLFDKLDVPTAAEAHRVEYVVG; this is encoded by the coding sequence ATGCCCGCGTTGATCGACACCTTCCCGTGGCTTCGGCCGCTCGGCGAGTGTCCGCAAGACCCGATCTTCCACGCCGAAGGGGACGTCCTCACGCACCTGGGCATGGTCCTGAACGAGTTGGCTGCGCTGCCGGCGTTCCGGGAACTTCCGGAACCCGACCGGCACGTCGTGTTCGCCGGCACGTTGCTTCACGACATCGCCAAGCCCGCTTGTACCCGAATCGAGGACGACGGCCGCGTCCGGTCTCCGGGCCATGCGGTCAAGGGCGTGTACCACGCACGGCGGATTCTGGCCGACGACCCGGCGTTCGGCGACCACGGCACGCCGTTCGAGGTCCGCGAGCAGATCCTCGCGCTCGTCCGCTGGCACGGGTTGCCGGCCAACTACCTGGACAAGCCGCACGCCGCGCGGGACGTGATCCGGGCGAGCCTGACCACGCGGTTCGACCTGCTCACGATCCTGGCCGACGCCGACCACCGCGGCCGCGTCTGCACGGTCGGGAACGATACGCAGGACCGGATCGGGTTGTTCCCCGAATTCTGCCGCGAATGGGAATGCTGGTCCAGCCCCCGCGCGTTCGCGAACGATCACAGCCGGTTCGCGTACTTCCGCACGGAATCGGCCCACCCGACCCTGCACCGGTTCGACGACACGCGGGCCGAGGTGGTTGTCGTTTGCGGGTTGCCGGGGAGCGGAAAGACGACCTGGGCGGCCACCCACGCCCCGGATGTGCCGGCGATTTCCCTGGACGACATCCGTGCCGAACTGGACGTCAGCCCGGGGGACAACCAGTCGGGCGTTGTCGTCGTCGCTTACGACCGCGCAAAAGAGTTCCTACGCGCCGGCACGTCGTTCGTCTGGAATACGACGAACGTGTCCCGGATGTTGCGCGGGAAGATCATCGACCTCGCCGCCGCGTACAACGCGCGGGTGCGGATCGTCTACCTGGAACCGTCGATCGCGGAAATTCGCTGGCGAAACCGCGGGCGGACGGCCCGCGTCCCCGAGAGCGTGTGGGAGCGATTGTTCGATAAACTCGACGTGCCGACGGCGGCCGAGGCCCATCGGGTCGAATATGTCGTCGGGTGA
- a CDS encoding RNA ligase family protein yields the protein MFKYPRTQHLSGSRLQVGDEDLDAVPMAALAGRHVVIEEKMDGANCGLSFDADAGLLLQSRGHYLVGGPREKQFNLFKQWAATVGDRLFDAIGGRYVVYGEWLYAKHTVYYDALPHYFMEFDVLDTETGTFLDTPRRAALLKDVPHVPVKVLYAGEFPGEDALRAFVGPSYFATDRAATRLRDDVARLGWDVDRAVRQSDVSGTMEGLYVKVEEGGEVVGRYKFVRAEFQQLVTADGHWQDRPLIPNRLADGVDLFAGIDRVGS from the coding sequence ATGTTTAAATACCCGCGGACGCAACACCTCTCGGGGTCGCGCCTGCAGGTTGGGGACGAAGACCTGGACGCGGTGCCGATGGCCGCGCTCGCGGGTCGGCACGTCGTCATCGAAGAGAAGATGGACGGGGCGAACTGCGGGCTCAGCTTCGACGCGGACGCCGGGCTCCTTCTTCAGAGCCGCGGCCACTACCTGGTCGGCGGGCCGCGGGAAAAGCAGTTCAACCTGTTCAAGCAGTGGGCCGCCACGGTCGGCGACCGCCTGTTCGACGCGATCGGCGGGCGGTATGTCGTGTACGGCGAATGGTTGTACGCCAAGCACACGGTTTACTACGATGCGCTGCCGCACTACTTCATGGAGTTCGACGTCCTCGACACCGAGACCGGCACGTTCCTCGACACCCCGCGCCGGGCGGCCCTGCTCAAGGACGTGCCGCACGTGCCGGTGAAGGTCTTGTACGCGGGCGAGTTCCCCGGCGAAGACGCACTCCGCGCCTTCGTCGGCCCCTCGTACTTCGCCACCGACCGGGCGGCGACCCGGCTCCGCGACGACGTCGCCCGGCTCGGCTGGGACGTCGACCGCGCCGTCCGCCAGTCCGACGTGTCCGGCACGATGGAGGGGCTGTACGTCAAAGTCGAGGAAGGTGGCGAGGTCGTCGGCCGGTATAAGTTCGTCCGGGCCGAGTTCCAGCAACTCGTCACCGCAGACGGTCACTGGCAGGATCGCCCGCTCATCCCGAACCGCCTCGCGGACGGGGTGGACTTGTTTGCCGGGATCGATCGGGTCGGGTCGTGA
- a CDS encoding RNA polymerase sigma factor has protein sequence MSATRLSLIDRLKQKQPSHSDWEWLRDIYTPLIRIRLANVPGIQNELDDVAQDVMVVLLSAISGFERQRDGSFRKWLRQITVNRLREYWRQRAKRPLVGFDDSSNESFFSRLEDPRGDLAGEWDREYDRRVFAQLTTAVRADFQPDTWIAFHRFALDGVPAAQVAAELGLTVNAVVQAKRRVLKRLREEAGVLID, from the coding sequence GTGTCCGCTACTCGTCTCAGCCTAATTGACCGTTTGAAGCAAAAACAACCCTCACACTCCGATTGGGAATGGCTTCGCGACATCTATACACCGTTAATTCGGATCCGCTTGGCGAACGTCCCCGGAATCCAGAACGAACTGGATGACGTGGCGCAAGATGTTATGGTCGTATTGTTAAGTGCGATCTCCGGGTTCGAGCGGCAGCGCGACGGCTCATTCCGGAAGTGGCTCCGCCAGATTACCGTGAACCGCCTCCGCGAGTATTGGCGACAGCGGGCCAAACGGCCGCTCGTCGGGTTCGACGACTCGTCGAATGAGAGCTTCTTTTCCCGGCTCGAAGACCCGAGAGGTGATCTCGCCGGGGAATGGGACCGGGAATACGACCGCCGCGTATTCGCCCAACTTACGACCGCCGTTCGAGCGGACTTCCAGCCCGACACATGGATCGCGTTCCACCGGTTTGCCCTGGACGGCGTCCCGGCGGCTCAAGTGGCGGCCGAGTTGGGGCTGACCGTGAATGCCGTGGTCCAGGCCAAACGGCGTGTGTTGAAGCGGTTGCGCGAGGAGGCGGGTGTACTGATCGATTGA
- a CDS encoding protein kinase domain-containing protein, with protein MAAHPSPDHLKAFGLGKLDEGEITAVERHLATCDECSLAVAEPSTDSFLDRLRDAQSRDITLFPVNSADGVAPGAPLLSQPNRGPVLASELAENSDYEIVRELGRGGMGVVYLARNRLTGREEVLKVMNWEMAARPKAVERFLQEIQCVSKLDHPNIVRAYPPRRFGDLLVLTLEYIPGDDLGKVVRAYGPLPVATACDYARQVADGLQYAHEMGMAHRDIKPANLIRSVTRKGHVVKILDFGLVKLTTEDGCDNNLTGQNRILGSPEYIAPEQIQDASKADVRADIYSLGCTLYHMLTGAPPFRADSLYELLKHHQETDAGAPNLVRQDVPEELGAVVAKMIAKHPGDRYHTPAEVVVALAPFVTAGYASNLDSSTIRVPETAAPAGLTPVRIPTASLAPARRRPNWRGVLIASLALALMAPMAGRYEVVLLRIETANGTLVVEINDAGVEARIKGGTLILSGPDDKVRYTLSLGERVKQIEAGPYKIRVEGSDGLTLDTTEFTLKKGGEVTVRVSAEPGKIAKKDSPDKALLTPPLPSVLDALRRDKIPLEAMVIAGDGDPTRAPSSLVGVLGEAVPFQTEAILSVAFSPDGRWLASGSADKTIFLRETVSGRARRVLKGHTGAVSGVVFSKDSSSLVSSSHDGTIKIWPVEKEEGPRTLSPDLGVIRTLAASADGRFLAAGGVDRGIRLWKWGEWDKPSDLPGLKGQVSSLAFSPDGGLLASSWDGPVRFYQTADGKVTQTWPQDVSNRVLAFHRDGKWLATAGDSVQLWDVASGKRLAKKGGSGRFNTLALHPDGKSVYGCEVAGLGGFIFSLPTLDRAPGKGVHEMKVFREPHGIRSVAYSPNGELIAFGTDNGGVHVWDFASGQKQLPKQGHSHYVTTLSVSPNGRTVLSGGDENALRLWDLARPAESQLLDKTEFPLHDVAYSPDGRKYVTSASFWDHVSDMGIVWDAVKGTRLFAVDPPGKIFSFTFSPDGKLLAGSNDFTGSVSLWDANHGRQLHRFLKIGVCQCRPVFSHDSKLVAAATTDTKCVKVWDVAGGNEVASWTDEKAMCAIALSSDGRHVAAGHHDGAISLWDLTQNGRKERTWEGHSGRITRLRFMPDGKTLISSCSDGTIRRWNPEAARAQDIISLGPAKQPLDFDLDPSGRYLFAAGRMPIIFILRLP; from the coding sequence ATGGCCGCCCACCCGAGCCCCGATCATCTGAAGGCATTCGGACTCGGGAAACTCGACGAGGGCGAAATCACGGCGGTCGAACGGCACCTCGCCACCTGCGACGAGTGCAGCCTTGCGGTGGCCGAACCGTCGACGGACAGTTTTCTGGACCGCCTTCGGGACGCCCAGTCCCGAGATATCACCTTGTTCCCCGTGAATTCGGCCGACGGGGTCGCCCCAGGCGCTCCACTGCTGTCGCAGCCGAACCGAGGTCCGGTACTCGCGTCCGAACTTGCCGAGAACTCGGATTACGAAATCGTGCGGGAACTCGGGCGGGGTGGTATGGGAGTGGTTTACCTGGCCCGGAACAGACTGACCGGGCGGGAGGAAGTCCTCAAGGTGATGAACTGGGAAATGGCGGCCCGGCCAAAAGCGGTCGAGCGGTTTCTCCAGGAAATCCAGTGCGTCTCGAAACTGGACCACCCGAATATCGTTAGAGCATACCCGCCGCGGCGGTTCGGCGATCTGCTGGTTCTCACGCTGGAATACATCCCCGGGGACGACCTCGGGAAGGTGGTGCGAGCCTACGGTCCCCTCCCGGTCGCCACCGCCTGTGACTACGCCCGACAGGTGGCCGACGGCCTTCAATACGCCCACGAAATGGGTATGGCCCACCGGGACATCAAGCCGGCTAACCTGATCCGGTCGGTGACGCGGAAAGGTCACGTTGTCAAGATCCTCGACTTCGGACTGGTGAAGCTGACGACCGAAGACGGATGCGATAACAATCTGACCGGCCAGAACCGAATTCTCGGGTCACCGGAGTACATCGCCCCGGAGCAAATCCAGGACGCGAGCAAGGCCGACGTCCGGGCCGACATCTACAGCCTCGGATGCACCTTATATCACATGCTCACCGGCGCGCCGCCGTTCCGGGCGGACAGTCTCTATGAACTGCTAAAGCACCACCAGGAGACGGACGCCGGCGCGCCAAATCTCGTCCGACAGGACGTGCCCGAAGAACTCGGCGCGGTGGTCGCGAAGATGATAGCGAAACATCCGGGCGACCGCTACCACACGCCGGCTGAAGTCGTAGTCGCACTCGCGCCCTTTGTGACGGCCGGGTACGCCTCGAATCTTGATTCCAGCACGATTCGAGTGCCGGAAACAGCCGCCCCGGCGGGGCTGACGCCAGTTCGGATTCCGACCGCGTCGCTCGCACCCGCCCGGAGGCGGCCGAACTGGAGGGGCGTCCTGATCGCCTCGCTCGCCCTCGCCTTAATGGCGCCTATGGCCGGTCGGTACGAGGTCGTCTTGCTCCGCATTGAAACGGCGAATGGAACGCTCGTCGTCGAGATCAACGATGCGGGAGTGGAAGCCCGGATTAAGGGCGGCACCTTGATTCTATCCGGACCGGACGACAAGGTTCGGTACACCCTGTCCCTCGGCGAGCGCGTCAAACAAATTGAAGCGGGGCCGTATAAGATTCGGGTCGAGGGGTCGGATGGACTGACGCTGGACACGACGGAGTTCACGCTCAAAAAGGGCGGCGAGGTGACGGTGCGGGTCTCGGCGGAGCCCGGGAAAATCGCGAAGAAGGATTCGCCGGACAAAGCCCTGTTGACGCCACCGTTGCCTTCAGTGTTGGACGCTCTGCGGCGCGACAAAATCCCGTTGGAAGCTATGGTGATCGCCGGTGATGGGGACCCGACTCGGGCACCGTCGAGTCTCGTCGGCGTGCTGGGCGAGGCCGTGCCATTTCAGACCGAAGCCATATTGAGCGTGGCCTTCAGCCCGGACGGCCGTTGGCTGGCTTCGGGGAGTGCGGACAAGACCATTTTCCTCCGCGAGACTGTGAGCGGGCGGGCGAGACGAGTATTGAAGGGGCACACGGGTGCGGTTTCCGGCGTGGTGTTCAGCAAAGACAGCAGCAGCCTGGTTTCATCGAGCCACGACGGCACTATCAAGATCTGGCCCGTTGAGAAAGAAGAGGGGCCGCGGACACTGAGCCCGGACCTGGGTGTGATCCGGACCCTTGCGGCAAGCGCGGACGGCCGCTTCCTGGCCGCCGGTGGAGTGGACCGAGGGATCAGGCTCTGGAAGTGGGGAGAATGGGACAAACCGTCTGACCTTCCTGGCCTAAAGGGTCAGGTGAGTTCCCTGGCCTTTAGCCCGGATGGCGGATTACTCGCGTCGAGCTGGGATGGTCCAGTTCGTTTTTACCAGACCGCAGATGGTAAGGTCACCCAGACGTGGCCCCAGGACGTATCGAATCGCGTCCTGGCTTTCCACCGCGACGGCAAATGGCTGGCCACGGCCGGTGATTCCGTCCAACTCTGGGACGTTGCTTCGGGAAAACGTCTGGCCAAAAAGGGTGGCTCCGGCCGATTTAACACGCTGGCCCTTCACCCCGATGGCAAAAGCGTGTACGGCTGCGAAGTGGCCGGACTCGGAGGCTTCATCTTCAGCCTACCGACCCTGGATCGCGCTCCCGGAAAGGGAGTACACGAGATGAAGGTCTTCCGCGAGCCTCACGGAATTCGTTCGGTGGCATATAGCCCGAACGGCGAGCTTATCGCTTTCGGTACTGACAACGGCGGCGTTCACGTCTGGGACTTCGCCAGTGGGCAAAAACAATTGCCGAAGCAAGGGCATTCTCATTACGTCACCACGTTATCAGTAAGCCCCAATGGCCGAACGGTATTGTCGGGCGGTGACGAGAACGCTTTACGATTGTGGGATCTCGCCCGCCCGGCCGAAAGTCAGCTCTTGGACAAGACCGAATTCCCCCTGCACGACGTGGCCTATAGCCCCGACGGGCGTAAGTACGTCACATCTGCGTCATTTTGGGATCACGTCTCCGACATGGGGATCGTGTGGGACGCGGTCAAAGGGACGCGATTATTTGCCGTGGATCCCCCAGGCAAAATCTTCAGCTTCACCTTCAGTCCGGACGGAAAGCTGCTGGCGGGCTCCAACGACTTCACGGGGTCTGTCAGTTTATGGGATGCCAATCATGGCAGACAGTTGCACCGGTTTCTCAAAATCGGTGTCTGTCAATGCCGCCCGGTGTTTAGCCACGACAGCAAACTTGTGGCAGCGGCGACCACCGACACGAAGTGCGTGAAAGTGTGGGACGTGGCGGGTGGCAACGAGGTCGCATCCTGGACCGACGAGAAGGCCATGTGCGCCATCGCCCTCAGTTCGGACGGCCGTCATGTGGCGGCCGGCCACCACGACGGAGCGATCAGTCTGTGGGATCTCACTCAGAACGGTCGAAAAGAACGAACCTGGGAAGGCCACTCTGGTCGGATCACTCGCCTGAGGTTTATGCCCGACGGGAAGACTCTGATTTCTTCTTGCTCGGATGGCACGATCCGCCGATGGAACCCGGAAGCCGCTCGCGCCCAGGACATCATATCTCTCGGCCCGGCGAAGCAGCCCCTGGACTTCGACCTCGATCCGTCGGGCCGATACCTATTCGCGGCGGGCCGTATGCCGATTATCTTTATCTTGCGCTTGCCCTGA
- a CDS encoding beta strand repeat-containing protein, whose protein sequence is MRLWIEQFEGRIVPATITWDATDHPTGGSWDAGVNWIGGVAPGANDDAVINLTSAGNVSLAPGVTDSVKSVTTNSNTTFSVNNGSLTLGTDQSTFGGVVTIPANGSLIVGTGSKFAIADNVAVAVNGTLTANNPASFIAQHNSGGSTDSITVNTGGTFAATNTNFTTTGSGTSLVQVKSGGRLTATGSTFGWSVAWDDGAILGATDVTNNAFDGTVYVQPAYVPLLANNTSFQDVDLNSGSSIGATPLDLPVLGGSSTLQRYVIPSLTGYNGTYSPFTIAAGATVTIDKNTSVVIPDTGYTGSVVVNGTLTVTDPASFVAQFTVDHGDTDSIVVDSGGTLAVAGTDFTTTGSEASTGTSLVQVKSGGRLMATGSTFGWSVAWDDGAILGATDVTGNAFDGTVYVQPAYVPLLANNTSFQDVDLNSGSSIGATPLDLPVLGGSSTLQRYVIPSLTGYNGTYSPFTIAAGATVTIDKNTSVVIPDTGYTGSVVVNGTLTVTDPASFVAQFTVDHGDTDSIVVDSGGTLAVAGTDFTTTGSEASTGTSLVQVKSGGRLTATGSTFGWSVAWDDGAILGATDVTNNAFDGTVYVQPAYIPLLANNTSFQDIDLNSGSSIGATPLDLPVLGGSSTLQRYVIPSLTGYNGTYSPFTIAAGATVTIDKNTSVVIPDTGYTGSVVVNGTLTVTDPASFVAQFTVDHGDTDSIVVDSGGTLAVAGTDFATTGSQASTGTSFIQVKSGGR, encoded by the coding sequence GTGCGGTTGTGGATCGAGCAGTTCGAGGGCCGCATTGTTCCGGCGACGATCACCTGGGACGCGACTGACCATCCTACAGGAGGAAGTTGGGACGCTGGGGTCAACTGGATCGGAGGTGTCGCGCCCGGCGCTAACGACGACGCCGTTATCAACCTCACTTCGGCCGGCAATGTTTCGCTCGCCCCCGGGGTGACCGATAGCGTCAAAAGCGTAACGACTAACTCGAATACCACTTTCAGCGTAAATAACGGATCGCTGACGCTCGGGACGGATCAGTCAACCTTTGGAGGAGTGGTCACGATCCCGGCCAACGGGTCACTAATTGTTGGCACCGGGTCAAAGTTCGCGATCGCCGACAATGTGGCGGTCGCGGTCAACGGAACCCTCACCGCGAATAACCCGGCATCGTTCATTGCCCAGCACAACTCCGGCGGCTCTACCGACTCCATTACCGTCAACACCGGCGGGACGTTCGCCGCGACCAATACCAACTTCACCACCACCGGGTCCGGGACGTCGCTCGTCCAGGTCAAGTCGGGCGGCCGCCTGACGGCCACCGGGTCGACGTTCGGGTGGTCCGTCGCGTGGGACGACGGGGCCATCCTGGGCGCCACCGACGTGACCAATAACGCGTTCGACGGGACCGTGTACGTCCAGCCGGCGTACGTCCCCCTGCTGGCCAACAACACGTCGTTCCAGGACGTCGACCTGAACTCCGGCAGTTCGATCGGGGCGACCCCCCTCGACCTCCCGGTCCTCGGCGGGTCGTCGACCCTCCAGCGGTACGTCATCCCGTCCCTCACCGGGTACAACGGCACCTACTCCCCGTTCACCATCGCCGCCGGGGCCACCGTCACCATCGACAAGAACACGTCGGTCGTGATCCCGGACACCGGCTACACCGGGTCGGTGGTGGTCAACGGGACCCTGACGGTGACCGACCCGGCGTCGTTCGTCGCCCAGTTCACCGTCGACCACGGCGACACCGACTCGATCGTCGTCGACAGCGGCGGGACGCTCGCCGTGGCCGGCACCGACTTCACCACCACCGGGTCCGAAGCGTCGACCGGGACGTCGCTCGTCCAGGTCAAGTCGGGCGGCCGCCTGATGGCCACCGGGTCGACGTTCGGGTGGTCCGTCGCGTGGGACGACGGGGCCATCCTGGGCGCCACCGACGTGACCGGGAACGCGTTCGACGGGACCGTGTACGTCCAGCCGGCGTACGTCCCCCTGCTGGCCAACAACACGTCGTTCCAGGACGTCGACCTGAACTCCGGCAGTTCGATCGGGGCGACCCCCCTCGACCTCCCGGTCCTCGGCGGGTCGTCGACCCTCCAGCGGTACGTCATCCCGTCCCTCACCGGGTACAACGGCACCTACTCCCCGTTCACCATCGCCGCCGGGGCCACCGTCACCATCGACAAGAACACGTCGGTCGTGATCCCGGACACCGGCTACACCGGGTCGGTGGTGGTCAACGGGACCCTGACGGTGACCGACCCGGCGTCGTTCGTCGCCCAGTTCACCGTCGACCACGGCGACACCGACTCGATCGTCGTCGACAGCGGCGGGACGCTCGCCGTGGCCGGCACCGACTTCACCACCACCGGGTCCGAAGCGTCGACCGGGACGTCGCTCGTCCAGGTCAAATCGGGCGGCCGCCTGACGGCCACCGGGTCGACGTTCGGGTGGTCCGTCGCGTGGGACGACGGGGCCATCCTGGGCGCCACCGACGTGACCAATAACGCGTTCGACGGGACCGTGTACGTCCAGCCGGCGTATATCCCCCTGCTGGCCAACAACACGTCGTTCCAGGACATCGACCTGAACTCCGGCAGTTCGATCGGGGCGACCCCCCTCGACCTCCCGGTCCTCGGCGGGTCGTCGACCCTCCAGCGGTACGTCATCCCGTCCCTCACCGGGTACAACGGCACCTACTCCCCGTTCACCATCGCCGCCGGGGCCACCGTCACCATCGACAAGAACACGTCGGTCGTGATCCCGGACACCGGCTACACCGGGTCGGTGGTGGTCAACGGGACCCTGACGGTGACCGACCCGGCGTCGTTCGTCGCCCAGTTCACCGTCGACCACGGCGACACCGACTCGATCGTCGTCGACAGCGGCGGGACGCTCGCCGTGGCCGGCACCGACTTCGCCACCACCGGGTCCCAGGCGTCGACCGGGACGTCGTTCATCCAGGTCAAGTCGGGCGGCCGCTGA